A portion of the Colius striatus isolate bColStr4 chromosome 1, bColStr4.1.hap1, whole genome shotgun sequence genome contains these proteins:
- the CLDN14 gene encoding claudin-14, translated as MASSAVQLLGFSLSLLGLIGTLIATILPHWWRTAHVGTNIITAVAYMKGLWMECVWHSTGIYQCQVHRSQLALPRDLQAARAMMVISCVLSALGCVIAVVGMKCTQCAKGTSAKAPIAVSGGIIFILAGLICLVPVSWTTNDVVMNFYNPVLPSGMKYEIGQALYLGFVSASLTILGGALLCTSSQSGGNETPYQTQPSSLRRTAPSYRPPTVYKGNHASSLTSASHSGYRLNDYV; from the coding sequence ATGGCAAGCTCGGCTGTTCAGCTACTTGGCTTCTCTTTAAGCCTGCTCGGTCTAATTGGAACATTAATTGCTACCATTCTGCCACACTGGTGGCGAACGGCGCATGTGGGCACCAATATTATAACAGCTGTGGCCTATATGAAAGGGCTGTGGATGGAGTGCGTCTGGCACAGCACCGGCATCTACCAGTGCCAAGTGCACCGCTCCCAGCTGGCTCTGCCCCGTGACCTCCAAGCTGCCCGTGCCATGATGGTAATTTCCTGCGTCCTTTCTGCGCTGGGATGTGTGATCGCTGTCGTCGGGATGAAGTGCACGCAGTGTGCCAAGGGGACCTCTGCCAAAGCTCCCATCGCGGTCTCAGGGGGGATCATTTTCATCCTGGCCGGTCTCATCTGCCTGGTACCTGTTTCTTGGACCACTAATGACGTCGTTATGAATTTCTACAACCCCGTGCTTCCCAGCGGGATGAAGTATGAGATAGGTCAAGCTCTTTACCTTGGCTTCGTCTCTGCGTCTTTGACAATCCTCGGCGGTGCTCTGCTCTGCACGTCGAGCCAGAGTGGTGGGAACGAGACACCTTACCAGACACAGCCCAGCAGCCTAAGAAGGACTGCTCCCTCCTATAGACCACCAACTGTCTACAAGGGAAACCATGCTTCTTCCCTGACATCTGCTTCCCATAGCGGCTACAGATTAAATGACTATGTGTGA